A single window of Phycisphaerae bacterium DNA harbors:
- the pheA gene encoding prephenate dehydratase, protein MSLEELRNQINKLDLQLVELLNERARIVVEIGKLKNKTGKPVYSPDREKEVLDMVAKANKGPLPDKCLTAIWRELMSGSFALERPLRIGYLGPGGSFSHSAAMLKFGQSVEYESLADITSIFGEVSKGHCDLGLAPIENTTGGGVIETLDALIESDVKICAEVLMAIHHSLLANCPLNQVEKIYSKPEVFTQCRNWLSATFKEAQTVAVASSAKAAQMAAEEPKAAAIGSAIAAELYGLKVVCENIEDNANNITRFLVICKEDAKPTGEDKTAILFSTSHKAGALADVLDVFKKYGINLTNIESRPSKKRQWEYYFFMDFLGHRTDEHVKKGLAEAGKHCLQLSVLGSFPKATELL, encoded by the coding sequence ATGTCTCTTGAAGAACTGAGAAATCAAATTAACAAACTTGACCTCCAGCTCGTAGAGCTGCTTAATGAGCGTGCGCGCATTGTCGTGGAGATAGGCAAGTTGAAGAACAAGACCGGCAAACCCGTTTACTCGCCGGACAGGGAAAAAGAGGTTCTTGATATGGTTGCCAAGGCAAACAAAGGCCCGCTGCCGGACAAGTGCCTGACGGCTATTTGGCGCGAACTGATGAGCGGCTCTTTCGCCTTGGAAAGGCCTTTGCGTATCGGTTACCTCGGCCCCGGCGGCAGCTTCAGCCACAGCGCGGCGATGCTTAAGTTCGGCCAGAGCGTCGAATACGAATCGCTGGCGGATATTACAAGCATCTTCGGAGAAGTCAGCAAGGGTCATTGCGATTTGGGCCTTGCACCGATAGAAAATACCACCGGCGGCGGCGTGATAGAAACGCTCGACGCCCTGATAGAGTCCGACGTGAAAATCTGCGCCGAGGTTTTGATGGCGATTCACCACAGTCTATTGGCTAATTGTCCGCTGAACCAGGTAGAGAAGATTTATTCTAAGCCGGAAGTTTTTACCCAGTGCCGGAACTGGCTGAGCGCGACTTTTAAAGAGGCCCAGACTGTAGCCGTTGCCTCCAGCGCCAAGGCCGCACAAATGGCGGCGGAAGAGCCGAAAGCCGCAGCTATTGGCTCCGCCATCGCGGCAGAGCTTTACGGGCTGAAGGTTGTTTGTGAAAATATCGAGGACAACGCCAACAATATAACGCGGTTCCTGGTAATCTGTAAAGAAGATGCGAAACCAACCGGCGAGGACAAAACCGCTATCCTGTTCAGCACCTCCCACAAGGCCGGCGCTCTGGCGGATGTGCTTGATGTCTTCAAGAAATACGGTATCAACCTGACGAACATAGAATCCAGGCCGAGCAAAAAAAGACAGTGGGAATACTACTTCTTTATGGATTTCCTCGGCCACAGAACGGATGAGCACGTTAAAAAAGGATTGGCCGAGGCCGGCAAGCATTGCCTGCAGCTTTCTGTGTTGGGCAGCTTTCCGAAGGCAACAGAATTATTGTAA
- a CDS encoding GLUG motif-containing protein produces the protein MGKINNSTSLIFALLVLTAFSANVYALSGNGTESDPWLIKSLADFEDFVADANYWDDYTRLDADINLTGITYSTAPISPDTINSSTFQGTAFTGAFDGNGHMILNLTIDAITGNDYLGLFGQTGSTAEIKNLGIEDCNIIGGTGSERAGTLVGFNYGTIKECYTTGTLVAGDRIGGLAGYNSGGVVSNCYAMVSVTGDDVVAGLIGTCFSSTVSYCYATGAVSGDLDVGGLMGTSSSDTVTACFWDTDIGGPDNGIGTGKTTAEMQTKSTFTDTGWDFIGETDNGTDNIWTIDENNNYPRYWQGILNGSGSEADPFVIESLADFNEFSSNDLYWGAGLYTRLETDINLSGTTYTTAVISADTSPDSDFQGMPFSGYFDGNRHMISNLQINVGAGNYYLGLFGYIDNEAEIKNLYIENCNITDGDAVGDIGCLAGANNGTVINCCASGSITSERPIWLVGGLIGYNVGNAAVIGCHAAVTVNTTATTLGGSDIGGLIGRNFSDNIISKCYSTGDVYGKQSVGGLIGGNMGYLVSDCYATGNASGIVSVGGLVGSNNIGDSEISNSYSTGAVSGSSNAKGLVGYNVGTVTNSFWDIETSGKLTSAGGTGKTTAEMRTASTFLDAGWDMVAVWNIEEDQIYPLLRKYLAVDTNYDGMVNMIDFAAFANHWLEGVE, from the coding sequence ATGGGTAAGATTAACAACTCTACAAGCTTAATTTTTGCACTGCTGGTCTTGACTGCTTTTTCTGCAAATGTCTATGCCCTTTCCGGCAACGGTACAGAAAGCGACCCGTGGCTTATCAAGTCGCTGGCAGATTTCGAGGATTTTGTCGCTGATGCGAATTACTGGGATGATTACACGCGCCTTGATGCTGACATTAATTTGACAGGGATAACTTACAGCACCGCACCCATCTCGCCGGACACTATAAATTCCTCGACTTTTCAGGGCACAGCCTTTACGGGAGCTTTCGACGGCAATGGGCATATGATACTCAATCTTACTATTGATGCAATAACCGGCAATGACTATCTCGGTTTGTTCGGTCAGACAGGCAGCACGGCTGAAATTAAAAATCTTGGAATCGAAGATTGCAACATAATCGGCGGAACCGGTTCTGAGAGAGCCGGAACACTGGTGGGATTTAACTACGGGACTATCAAAGAATGTTACACCACAGGAACTCTTGTTGCAGGCGACCGTATCGGCGGGCTGGCAGGATATAACAGCGGCGGAGTTGTCAGTAATTGTTATGCAATGGTAAGTGTAACGGGCGATGATGTTGTTGCCGGGCTGATAGGAACCTGTTTTAGCAGCACTGTCAGCTATTGTTATGCAACGGGAGCTGTCAGCGGCGACCTCGACGTTGGCGGGCTGATGGGTACAAGCAGCAGCGATACTGTCACAGCCTGTTTCTGGGACACCGATATAGGCGGGCCTGACAATGGTATTGGAACAGGCAAAACCACCGCCGAGATGCAGACTAAAAGCACGTTTACCGATACCGGCTGGGATTTTATTGGTGAAACTGACAACGGCACAGATAATATATGGACAATAGACGAAAATAACAATTACCCGCGATACTGGCAGGGGATTTTAAACGGCAGCGGCAGCGAGGCAGACCCGTTTGTTATAGAATCACTGGCCGATTTTAATGAATTCAGTTCCAATGATTTATACTGGGGCGCCGGCTTATATACTCGTCTCGAAACAGATATTAATCTTTCAGGCACAACATACACAACCGCTGTTATTTCAGCCGATACTTCGCCTGATTCAGATTTTCAGGGTATGCCGTTTTCAGGATATTTCGATGGCAACCGTCATATGATATCCAATCTTCAAATCAATGTGGGTGCGGGAAATTATTATCTCGGTTTGTTCGGTTATATCGATAATGAAGCAGAGATTAAAAATCTCTATATAGAAAACTGTAATATCACTGATGGGGATGCTGTCGGCGATATTGGCTGTCTGGCAGGGGCAAATAACGGGACGGTCATCAATTGCTGTGCCAGTGGAAGCATAACCAGCGAAAGGCCTATTTGGCTGGTCGGAGGGCTGATTGGATACAACGTTGGTAACGCCGCGGTAATCGGCTGTCATGCGGCGGTGACTGTCAACACAACGGCAACTACCCTCGGCGGAAGTGATATTGGCGGACTGATAGGAAGAAATTTCAGCGATAATATTATCAGCAAATGTTATTCAACCGGAGATGTCTACGGCAAACAGAGTGTCGGCGGACTGATCGGAGGCAATATGGGATATCTTGTCAGCGACTGCTATGCAACGGGCAATGCCAGCGGTATCGTTAGCGTCGGCGGACTGGTCGGGTCTAATAATATAGGCGACAGTGAAATCAGCAATTCCTATTCGACCGGAGCCGTCAGCGGAAGCAGCAATGCCAAAGGGCTGGTGGGATACAATGTCGGCACTGTTACGAACAGCTTCTGGGATATCGAAACAAGCGGCAAGTTAACAAGCGCCGGCGGAACAGGCAAAACAACAGCAGAAATGAGAACAGCGAGCACATTTTTAGATGCCGGCTGGGATATGGTAGCGGTTTGGAATATCGAGGAGGACCAGATCTATCCGCTTTTGAGAAAATACTTGGCAGTCGACACCAATTATGACGGCATGGTTAATATGATAGATTTTGCTGCCTTTGCCAATCACTGGCTTGAAGGCGTTGAATAA
- a CDS encoding methylated-DNA--[protein]-cysteine S-methyltransferase — translation MIKYTILKTKWGYFGLAATDNGLLRSYLPLAKRESVKSQLLRNFPNSRYDNSLFKKTQQQIIAYFNGVRVDFRNVPVELSGLGLFAKQVLKACRGIRFGQIVTYGRLAEMAGKPGTARAVGGVMAINPLPLIIPCHRVIRADGCLGGFSAHGGVYLKKKMLNLEAV, via the coding sequence GTGATAAAGTATACAATTTTAAAGACTAAGTGGGGTTATTTCGGCCTTGCCGCTACTGATAATGGGCTTTTGCGAAGTTATCTGCCATTAGCCAAGCGCGAAAGTGTCAAATCACAGCTATTACGGAATTTCCCAAATTCCAGATATGATAACAGCCTTTTTAAAAAGACCCAGCAGCAGATAATCGCTTATTTCAATGGTGTTCGCGTAGACTTCAGAAACGTCCCTGTTGAGTTGTCCGGATTGGGCTTATTCGCAAAGCAGGTTTTGAAAGCTTGCAGGGGTATAAGATTTGGTCAGATAGTTACCTATGGCCGATTGGCCGAAATGGCCGGCAAACCCGGCACCGCCAGAGCTGTCGGCGGAGTAATGGCCATAAACCCCCTGCCGTTGATAATTCCCTGCCATCGCGTAATCCGTGCTGACGGCTGCCTCGGCGGATTCTCCGCCCACGGCGGCGTCTATCTGAAAAAAAAGATGCTGAATTTAGAGGCTGTTTAG
- a CDS encoding helix-turn-helix transcriptional regulator, translated as MAKSEISNQIRKLRFENGEMTQQQLADKVGVTRQTILAIEADKYSPSLILAFRIAKAFNVPLEEVFQYEQNKP; from the coding sequence ATGGCAAAGAGTGAAATTTCGAACCAGATTCGGAAATTACGATTTGAAAACGGCGAAATGACGCAACAGCAGTTGGCTGACAAAGTGGGTGTAACTCGTCAGACCATTCTTGCTATTGAAGCAGACAAATATTCACCATCGCTGATACTGGCGTTTAGAATAGCTAAGGCCTTCAACGTGCCGTTAGAAGAGGTATTTCAATATGAACAGAATAAGCCGTAG
- a CDS encoding PH domain-containing protein, with protein METTTFNPPQTKQCPFCAETIQAAAIKCRFCNEFLNSNRAKALRADPNSGSESDTDKKPADGILFVGRPSLLLMVGSAIRALLFLAVAAFLILYPIENLPFLQQSQPLAPTEVTPPVADELTPAPDSEITEPAVKSPPRFALNDQQLLMLHRYRILAGLGLAALVMLVLFTKIARLKATRYEVSTDRIEWSRGLLNRKMDNIDMFRIIDLKLRRSLLDCIIGIGTVTVMTTDKSDPEFTFEKVRRPRKLYDAIKKASLDADRRSSVVHLE; from the coding sequence ATGGAAACAACTACATTTAATCCGCCGCAGACAAAGCAATGCCCATTCTGCGCCGAGACCATCCAGGCCGCCGCAATCAAGTGCCGCTTCTGCAACGAATTCCTTAACTCCAATAGAGCCAAGGCGTTACGAGCCGACCCAAACTCGGGTTCCGAATCCGATACCGACAAAAAACCCGCCGACGGCATCCTCTTCGTCGGCAGACCATCCCTCTTATTGATGGTCGGCTCGGCAATTAGAGCTCTTCTCTTTCTCGCCGTCGCTGCCTTTCTGATACTTTATCCCATCGAAAATCTTCCATTTCTTCAACAGTCGCAACCACTTGCCCCGACAGAAGTTACGCCGCCTGTTGCTGATGAGTTAACCCCCGCTCCTGACTCCGAAATCACCGAACCCGCCGTCAAGTCGCCCCCCAGATTTGCGCTTAACGACCAGCAGCTTTTAATGCTCCACCGCTATCGTATCCTTGCCGGCCTCGGCCTCGCGGCTCTCGTTATGCTCGTGCTGTTTACAAAAATAGCCAGGTTGAAAGCCACCCGCTACGAGGTCTCCACCGACCGAATTGAGTGGAGCAGGGGGCTTCTCAACCGAAAAATGGACAACATCGATATGTTCCGCATCATCGACCTGAAACTTCGCAGAAGCCTGCTCGACTGCATCATCGGCATAGGCACGGTTACGGTAATGACGACCGACAAATCCGACCCCGAATTTACTTTTGAAAAGGTGCGAAGGCCCCGCAAACTTTACGATGCCATCAAAAAAGCCAGCCTCGACGCCGACCGCCGAAGCAGCGTCGTCCACCTCGAATAG